In the genome of Actinomycetota bacterium, the window TGCGGTGTACCATGTTCGGCTTGGCCGCGCTCAGGGTGTCGGTGCCCCCGCTCGTGAACGGCTTGCCGGGGATGACCTCGTCGTCGAGATCGAGCACGGCGGCAGGAGCGGTGAGCTGCACGAGGATTGAGCACATCAAGACCACGAGCATGCCGATAAGAACAGCCTTCGAGACGCGCCCCTAACACGCAACTCCCACGAATGCTCACCCCTCAGCGAACGAGACCAAGACGCCCTCCTGCGGAGCGTGTACCCAACACCCACGGCCCCGTGCGGTCGCCAATCAGCCGCGAAGGCCTAGGATTCGCACTCCTTGGCGACGGCACGGAGCACCTTTGGCACGGCACGGAACGGCACAGCGCCAGCAGCCGCGTTATCGACTGCTCCGCACGTGTAAATGTCGAGTTCGGGGCAGTAGAAGAGCCAGCAGCCTGTCGACCCGGTGTGACCAACAACCGCGGGCACCGCACCGAAGGGTGTCAGCCACCTCGGCAAAGCGAAGCGCATCGTGCCCAGTCCGTAGGCGATCGGCCAGCCCGGCAGTCGGGGCGTACCCGGGTCGAACCCGAAGGTGTTCCAGTGCTGTTGCATGAGTGTGGCAGTGGCCGGGTCGTCGAACGCCATGCCGCTCAGTAGCGCCCGCATGAAAGCGAACTGGTCAGCCACGGTGCTGTACATGTCGCCCAGGGACTTGAGCAGCCGAGGAAGCTCGAGCATCTCCCCGCCGGCCCAGAGCGCGGATGGCGCGGTCGGCGTCCCGGGCGGTTCGACTCCTGCCGCCCATGTGCGCAGTAGGCCGAGGGGTTCGAGCAGTTCCGTCGCGAGTGCTTCGTGCCAGGCGTGCCCGGAGACCGCCTCGATGATCGCGATGGCAAGTGCGAAGTTGGTGTCCGAGTAGCGCGCCCGCACGCTCTGTTCGGTGAGCAAAGGCTGCGGTGGAAAGTGCGGCGTGAGGTCATCTCTTACGGTGCGGCAGATCTCGTCGATTTCTAAGTCGCGGTCACCTTCGGCAAGGATGCGGTCGATCAGCCGCGGTCCGGTCCTCGGCTTGTCCTCCAGGTAGTCAGGAAGGCCGGACGTGTGACTCAGCAAGTGGCGCACGGTGATTGCGCCGGTGTGGTCGGCACCGTCAAACACATGTAGCCGGTTTGCCAGTCCACTAGGCAGGTAGGCGGCGAACGGCTCATCCAGTCCCACCTCATCGCGTTCGACCAGCCGCAGCACCACCGCTGCGATGTAGAGCTTGGTGACGCTCGCAACGAAGTACGGGGTGTCGGCTGTCATCGGACGACCGGTGTTGTCCGCATCACCTGTCGCGCCAGCCCAAGCGAAGGCTCCATCGCCGCTCTCGACCGCAAGCACGGCATGGTGGACTCCGGGCTTCTTAGCGAGTCCCGAAAGCAGGGACTCAAGCGCAGGTGAAATCACGGGGCGCTCCTCGGAATCGGCGTCATGTCAGGCGCCTGGCGCCGAGCACTCATCGGCGTCCGCGTGCAATCGCGCCACCCGTATCGTGAAAGCGGAGCCAGATGAGAATTGTCTGTGCTGTGGG includes:
- a CDS encoding serine hydrolase domain-containing protein; this translates as MISPALESLLSGLAKKPGVHHAVLAVESGDGAFAWAGATGDADNTGRPMTADTPYFVASVTKLYIAAVVLRLVERDEVGLDEPFAAYLPSGLANRLHVFDGADHTGAITVRHLLSHTSGLPDYLEDKPRTGPRLIDRILAEGDRDLEIDEICRTVRDDLTPHFPPQPLLTEQSVRARYSDTNFALAIAIIEAVSGHAWHEALATELLEPLGLLRTWAAGVEPPGTPTAPSALWAGGEMLELPRLLKSLGDMYSTVADQFAFMRALLSGMAFDDPATATLMQQHWNTFGFDPGTPRLPGWPIAYGLGTMRFALPRWLTPFGAVPAVVGHTGSTGCWLFYCPELDIYTCGAVDNAAAGAVPFRAVPKVLRAVAKECES